In Catharus ustulatus isolate bCatUst1 chromosome 28, bCatUst1.pri.v2, whole genome shotgun sequence, one DNA window encodes the following:
- the FEZ1 gene encoding fasciculation and elongation protein zeta-1 produces the protein MEAPLVSLEEEFEEGPADDGGALPRPTDPALAELESFSAEMMSFKSMEDLVQEFDEKLTVCFRNYDAATEGLAPVRGRLQAQEEEERLQDEEVWDALTDGFAPRSSPRPWQLPGTEALDGTDPQLGGKEEEEEEEEEELTERSEQDSGINEEPLLTAEQVIEELEELMQSSPDPEADPEGEEEEEEEEDEEEEEESKADAEGKGGGGGTEPILLRELHAFSPALNNNCSHEGLGRLSARELLAAAGRAEAASRALSAELVAQLARRDELAFEKEVKTAFIGALLAVQGEQREQREAARRRRRDKGLSLQGSKGSERGSSMPRKRFSMEGISSILHSGLRQTFGPTTNEKQYLNTVIPYEKKGSPPSVEDLQMLTNILFAMKEGNEKVPTLLTDYILKVLCPT, from the exons ATGGAGGCGCCGCTGGTCAGTCTGGAGGAGGAGTTCGAGGAGGGCCCCGCGGACGATGGCGGGGCCCTGCCGCGCCCCACGGACCCGGCGCTGGCCGAGCTGGAGAGCTTCTCTGCGGAGATGATGAGCTTCAAGTCCATGGAGGACCTGGTGCAGGAGTTCGACGAGAAGCTCACCGTGTGCTTCCGCAACTACGACGCCGCCACCGAGGGCCTGGCGCCCGTGCGGGGCCGGCTGCAGgcgcaggaggaggaggagcgcCTGCAGGATGAGGA ggtcTGGGACGCTCTGACTGATGGCTTTGCCCCCCGGAGCTCCCCCCggccctggcagctccctggcacTGAGGCCCTTGATGGCACCGACCCCCAG CttggtgggaaggaggaggaggaggaggaagaggaggaagagctcaCTGAGAGGAGTGAGCAGGACTCTGGGATCAACGAGGAGCCACTGCTGACAGCTGAGCAG GTCAtcgaggagctggaggagctcatGCAGAGTTCACCTGACCCCGAGGCTGACCCcgagggggaggaggaagaggaggaggaggaggatgaggaggaggaggaagaaagcaaGGCTGATGCTGAAGGCAAAGGTGGTggtgggggcacagagcccatcCTGCTGCGGGAGCTGCATGCTTTCTCCCCTGCCCTCAACAACAACTGCTCCCACGAAG ggctgggccggCTGTCGGCGCGGGAGCTGCTGGCGGCCGCGGGCCGGGCGGAGGCGGCGAGCCGGGCGCTGTCGGCAGAGCTGGTGGCGCAGCTGGCGCGGAGGGACGAGCTGGCCTTCGAGAAGGAGGTGAAGACAGCGTTCATCGGGGCCCTGCTGGCCGTGCAGGGcgagcagagagagcagagagaggccgcccgccgccgccgcagggACAAGGGGCTGAGCCTGCAAGGGAGCAAGGGCTCCGAGCGCGGCAGCAGCATGCCCCGCAAG CGCTTCAGCATGGAGGGCATCTCCAGCATCCTGCACTCCGGCCTGCGCCAGACTTTTGGTCCTACCACCAACGAGAAGCAG tacCTGAACACGGTGATTCCTTATGAGAAGAAGGGCTCACCCCCCTCTGTTGAGGATCTGCAGATGCTCACCAACA TCCTGTTTGCCATGAAGGAGGGGAATGAGAAGGTGCCCACTCTGCTCACGGATTACATCCTCAAAG tgctctgcccGACCTGA